The sequence below is a genomic window from Chondrinema litorale.
GTTTAGGTATTACTTTTATCATTACCGGTTTAATGGGTATCGCATTTATGTCTTTTATGGGTATCTCTATCTAATTAGAAATTATCCTCATATAATACAAAAGCGCTACAGTTTTAACTGTGGCGCTTTTTTTATATCTTGGCTTCTCACTAAGCTAAATTTTCATCAATTAAACAGGAATGACATTTTTTGATAAGATATATAATAAACTATTCCCAAATGCCTCTGGTGAAAATAAAGAAGCTTTTATTACAGAAGACATCACAAGAACAGAACAATACCAAAGAGATTATTTTAGGTGGGTAAACGAAGGTATTTATAAAATACACTTAGAGAAAATTTATACAGCTTACATCAATAAAAAAGCGAATGTGGCAGATGAGTATCATGTTCATATACTAGAAACACCTTATGCCAATGGCTTTGCTTTTAGTTACCATCATTCCCTAACTGTTCGCGATTTCAACTTTCTATTCGATTTATTTAGAGACCAAGTTTTAAATACTGGGTATCATCTAAAAAACTCTAGCAGAAAAATCTACGACAGACCCGCATATGTAGAAACCAAAGAAAGATTTTACCTTAAGCCAAAGTTGAAAGGCAAGAATAAAGATCAATTAATAGATCAAAAGTATGGGAATATTGAGATTGAAAACGTAAGCATTGATTCAAAGCCCAGTTATATTAAGCTTGTAGCTAATGTTTATAGCGACCACCAATATACCAAGGCACAAGAATTTGAACTATTATTAAATAATCTTTTCGAAAGGTGATTTTTAACTTAAATAGTTAAACCACCATCAGCAGTAAATACTGCACCAGTACAGTAAGCTCCACTTTTAGAAGCCAACATTAAAGCCAAACCAGCAATATCTTTTGGTTTACCTATTTCTTTAATTGGCTGTACAGCCATTACTTGTTTCATTATTTTTTCATTTGTCCAGAGAGGTTGGCTAAACTTGGTTTTAATTAACCCTGGGCAAATTGTATTAACTCTTATGCTATCTGGCCCCCACTCTTTTGCTAATACTTTAGAAAGCATAATTAAAGAGGCTTTACTTACACTGTATAAACCCAAACCAAAACCCGGAGTAACTCCCTCTACGCTACTAATGTTAATTACAGATGCATTTTCGCTTTTCTTCAAATATGGGTAAGCCAGTTTCGCTAAATGTAAAGGACCTTTTACATTCACATCCATAATTTTATCATAAGCACTCAAATCTGATTCTATAATTGGCCCAAACACAGGATTAGTTGCTGCATTATTTACTACAATATCAATAGTACCATAAACCTTAACCGTTTCACTTACCAAATTTTCAATAGCTTCCATATCGCCCATTTGGCAAGCAATTGCAGTACATTCGATACCTTCTTCTCTATATTTTTGAGCAACGGTTTCCACTGCATCTTGCTTTCTACTACTTACTACAACCTTAGCTCCTGCCCTACCTAAAAAATAAGCAATAGCTTCTCCAATGCCTTTGCTTGCTCCTGTAACGATTGCCACCTTACCATTTAAGTCAAAAAGTTCTTTCATCTTCATATATTTTATGGATTTAAAAAACAAGATCAGCTTTTACACTATCAAATGCAAAAGCTGATCTTAAATATTTATTCAAAAAATTTTTAGCCTACAATACCTTAATCTTAATACTTTTAAACATCACTTTATCACCATGATCTTGTAAGCCAATTCTGCCTTTATGAACTGCTGCATATCCTTCCATTGTAGCAAATTTGCTATCTTTCACTAGCTCATTCCAATCATCACTACCTAATTCATAAGAAACTACTTTAGTGCCGTTTAGCCAATGTTCTACCTTACCATGATCTACTATAATTTTAGATTGATTGAAAGATCCCGGAGGATTTATTGTAGCTTCATCTGCTACCATAAGATCATAATTTGACGCAGTATGCTGTACAGGCTTCAGTTCTATTGGATAGTTTTCATCATCTATTAGCTGATACTCTGGTGCAGTTGCATAAGTTACCGGATATTTCTCATCTTCAACTACATAAAAAAACACTCCACTATTCCCTTTTTCAGAAATACTCCACTCAAAATCTAGTTCAAAATTTTCATATTCTTGATCAGAAACAATATCATTATTACCACCATCCGTAATTAAAATACCATTTTCTACATACCATCCGCTTACAGAATCGCTCAGGTAATTATGCCAGCCATTTAATGATTTACCATCAAAAAGTACTTCCCAACCATTAGTCCCTCCATTGCTGGCGACCTCAGAACTCTCTTCTGTTTCAGCAGTTTCAGATCCTTCATCTGAGGCATTTTCTTGAGTTGAACAAGAGAATAATAATGAAATTAAGAATGTAATTGTAAAAAAGTTTAGCTTTTTCATTTCTTTAGTTTTGTAATAAGTTAGTGAATATTAAAGATAAAAAACTAAAGATTAAGCCCTTAGAAAGGGTCCAAAAATTATTGGATTTAATCTATTGAGCTAATATTTCTACTACAATGTTTTCACTTTCGATTCTGGAAAGTTCCTTCATTTGTCCTTTATTAAATAAGGAATCAAATTCAGCTACTTCCATACTCTTGCTTAGAGCTTCGTAATTAATATAATCGGCAAAAAGAATACCTTCAACTTCTCTCACATTATAAGCTTCTCTAAATCTAGCTCCACCACCATTTACCTGATAATTGTAAGCCAGATAGTCCATTGTATGCTTTTCTTTATGGAAGAAATAAACATACTCGTCATCGTGGTCTTTGCCTCCACCTTCTGCTTTAAATGTTACTTTAACTTTGTCATAAAGCTCTTCTTTGATAGTGGTTTCTCCCAAATATTCTTTCTGCACCGCCTGATCGTTTAAAAAATAAGGTAATAGAGCGAAATAAATAACTGAGTTTACAGAGTTTGAAAATGCTTTTACTCTTTCATCTGGCAAACTGGATTTATCTCCATTGGTCTCTCTATAAAAACCGTTGTTGCTTAATACATCTCTCACATTGTTACCTATAGAATCTGTGAAGATTCTCTCGTACTGAAATTTCCCTCCATTTCTTAAAGCAATATATTGTCTGTCTCTAAACTCAAATGAAATTTTGGCATTATCCAATAATTTGTTGCCATGTGCTTCTATGGCAGCCTCTACAATTGATTGAGCTTTAGGATCAGAAGCATTAATAGAC
It includes:
- a CDS encoding DUF6503 family protein, with the translated sequence MKFFYFTLIILSILSCSTEKHGDSANKESINASDPKAQSIVEAAIEAHGNKLLDNAKISFEFRDRQYIALRNGGKFQYERIFTDSIGNNVRDVLSNNGFYRETNGDKSSLPDERVKAFSNSVNSVIYFALLPYFLNDQAVQKEYLGETTIKEELYDKVKVTFKAEGGGKDHDDEYVYFFHKEKHTMDYLAYNYQVNGGGARFREAYNVREVEGILFADYINYEALSKSMEVAEFDSLFNKGQMKELSRIESENIVVEILAQ
- a CDS encoding 3-keto-disaccharide hydrolase — its product is MKKLNFFTITFLISLLFSCSTQENASDEGSETAETEESSEVASNGGTNGWEVLFDGKSLNGWHNYLSDSVSGWYVENGILITDGGNNDIVSDQEYENFELDFEWSISEKGNSGVFFYVVEDEKYPVTYATAPEYQLIDDENYPIELKPVQHTASNYDLMVADEATINPPGSFNQSKIIVDHGKVEHWLNGTKVVSYELGSDDWNELVKDSKFATMEGYAAVHKGRIGLQDHGDKVMFKSIKIKVL
- a CDS encoding glucose 1-dehydrogenase; protein product: MKMKELFDLNGKVAIVTGASKGIGEAIAYFLGRAGAKVVVSSRKQDAVETVAQKYREEGIECTAIACQMGDMEAIENLVSETVKVYGTIDIVVNNAATNPVFGPIIESDLSAYDKIMDVNVKGPLHLAKLAYPYLKKSENASVINISSVEGVTPGFGLGLYSVSKASLIMLSKVLAKEWGPDSIRVNTICPGLIKTKFSQPLWTNEKIMKQVMAVQPIKEIGKPKDIAGLALMLASKSGAYCTGAVFTADGGLTI